The proteins below come from a single Terriglobia bacterium genomic window:
- the rny gene encoding ribonuclease Y, with product MSGPTLLLISVPVALAAGGALGWWFNNRLGRNSIEAVHRRAEELLHNARREAEKAKRTALVEAREEIFRQRNKADNDLRSRKGQLLKRERDVKTQRQTLQDLEVDLGRQREALQERESALGVKDEELRGAREELEKLLQKEFLELERISAMTRDDAKRQLLASLKAESRYEAAALIKEIKDEAQRVADAEAVKIIALAIERAASDFSAERTVTQFQLPEGSQIKGRIIGHEGKNIRAFEKATGIQLLIDEVASTVTLSGFNPVRREVARRVLESLIKDGNIHPRRIEDLVRRNRRRLDEEMRRTGEQTLKELGVRDVHPEMVKLLGRLMYRTSYGQNALLHAKEVSVLTGMLAAELRLDEKLARRAGLFHDIGKAIDYEREGTHPEIGAEVARKYGEPEVVINAIASHHEDCEVISPISVLVSAADSLSGARPGARRKSVAEYIKRIEQLEGLANSMPGVEQSYAIQAGREIRVIARSEEVDDAKVDLLASELASRIQTEMDYPGKIKVTVIREVRAVEYAR from the coding sequence ATGAGCGGCCCGACGCTCCTTCTGATCTCCGTGCCGGTCGCGCTCGCCGCGGGCGGCGCGCTCGGCTGGTGGTTCAACAACCGGCTCGGCCGGAACAGCATCGAGGCGGTGCATCGGCGAGCCGAGGAGCTGCTCCACAACGCCCGCCGAGAGGCGGAGAAGGCCAAGAGGACCGCTCTGGTCGAGGCGCGCGAGGAGATCTTCCGCCAGCGGAACAAGGCGGACAACGACCTTCGATCCCGGAAGGGGCAGCTCCTGAAGCGCGAGCGGGACGTGAAGACCCAGCGGCAGACGCTCCAGGACCTCGAGGTGGACCTGGGGCGGCAGCGCGAGGCCCTCCAGGAGCGCGAGTCGGCCCTGGGCGTCAAGGACGAGGAGCTCCGCGGCGCCCGGGAAGAGCTCGAGAAGCTCCTCCAGAAGGAGTTCCTGGAGCTCGAGCGGATCTCCGCCATGACACGCGACGACGCGAAGCGCCAGCTCCTCGCCAGTCTCAAGGCGGAGTCCCGGTACGAGGCGGCGGCGCTCATCAAGGAGATCAAGGACGAGGCCCAGCGGGTCGCCGACGCCGAGGCGGTGAAGATCATCGCCCTGGCGATCGAGCGAGCGGCGTCGGACTTCTCCGCGGAGCGGACCGTCACCCAGTTCCAGCTCCCGGAGGGGAGCCAGATCAAGGGACGGATCATCGGGCACGAGGGGAAGAACATCCGTGCCTTCGAGAAGGCCACCGGCATCCAGCTCCTCATCGACGAGGTGGCCAGCACGGTGACGCTGTCCGGGTTCAATCCGGTCCGCCGCGAGGTCGCCCGCCGCGTGCTCGAGTCGCTGATCAAGGACGGCAACATCCACCCTCGACGGATCGAGGACCTGGTCCGCCGGAACCGGCGGCGGCTCGACGAGGAGATGCGTCGCACCGGGGAGCAGACCCTGAAGGAGCTGGGGGTCCGGGACGTCCACCCCGAGATGGTCAAGCTCCTGGGGCGCCTGATGTACCGGACCTCGTACGGGCAGAACGCGCTCCTCCACGCCAAGGAGGTCTCCGTCCTCACCGGGATGCTGGCCGCGGAGCTGAGGCTCGACGAGAAGCTGGCCCGTCGCGCGGGCCTGTTCCACGACATCGGCAAGGCGATCGACTACGAGCGGGAGGGAACGCACCCGGAGATCGGCGCCGAGGTCGCGAGGAAGTACGGCGAGCCCGAGGTCGTCATCAACGCCATCGCTTCGCATCACGAGGACTGCGAGGTCATCTCGCCGATCTCCGTCCTGGTCTCGGCCGCCGACTCCCTCTCGGGCGCGCGGCCCGGGGCGAGGCGGAAGAGCGTCGCCGAGTACATCAAGCGGATCGAGCAGCTCGAGGGGCTCGCCAACTCCATGCCGGGGGTGGAGCAGTCGTACGCGATCCAGGCGGGGCGCGAGATCCGCGTGATCGCCCGCTCCGAAGAGGTCGACGACGCGAAGGTCGACCTCCTGGCGTCCGAGCTGGCGTCGCGCATCCAGACCGAGATGGACTACCCCGGCAAGATCAAGGTGACCGTGATCCGCGAGGTGCGTGCCGTCGAGTACGCCCGGTAG
- a CDS encoding MBL fold metallo-hydrolase, which yields MTEDLELVRFALGPFVQNVYVLVGPSKRRAALFDPGFGIEEVLDFLDRRGLALDLVVNTHGHLDHVAGNRLVKERTGAPLAIHPADAPFLRGLAAQGDALGYRIDPSPEPDLELEEGVPLAFDGMEIEVIHTPGHTPGGTCLRLGRRMIVGDTLFQGSVGRTDLPGGSWPDLVASIRGKLFRLPSDIVCFPGHGPETTLGHERLTNPFVSDAAFEERGEDRP from the coding sequence ATGACGGAGGATCTCGAGCTCGTCCGGTTCGCGCTCGGTCCGTTCGTGCAGAACGTTTACGTGCTCGTCGGACCGTCTAAGCGCCGGGCGGCGCTGTTCGACCCGGGATTCGGAATCGAGGAGGTGCTCGACTTCCTCGATCGTCGCGGCCTCGCGCTCGACCTCGTCGTGAACACCCACGGGCACCTCGACCACGTCGCCGGGAACCGTCTCGTCAAGGAGCGAACCGGCGCACCCCTCGCGATCCATCCCGCCGACGCGCCGTTCCTCCGCGGGCTCGCGGCCCAGGGCGACGCCCTCGGCTACCGGATCGACCCCTCGCCGGAGCCGGACCTCGAGCTCGAGGAGGGCGTGCCGCTCGCGTTCGACGGGATGGAGATCGAGGTGATCCACACGCCCGGGCACACGCCGGGCGGGACCTGTCTCAGGCTCGGCCGCCGCATGATCGTCGGGGACACGCTGTTCCAGGGATCGGTGGGTCGGACCGACCTGCCCGGGGGCTCGTGGCCCGACCTCGTGGCCTCGATCCGGGGCAAGCTGTTCCGGCTCCCCTCGGACATCGTCTGCTTTCCGGGGCACGGCCCGGAGACCACGCTCGGACACGAGCGCCTCACGAACCCGTTCGTTTCCGACGCCGCCTTCGAGGAGCGCGGGGAGGATCGACCATGA
- a CDS encoding translational GTPase TypA, which produces GTMFVEPGDQVYEGMVIGENARPADIDVNITKEKKLTNMRASTSDRTIRLIPPRSLSLEQALEFIRNDELVEVTPKAFRLRKRFLPAAQRRH; this is translated from the coding sequence CGGCACCATGTTCGTCGAGCCCGGCGACCAGGTTTACGAGGGGATGGTCATCGGGGAGAACGCCCGTCCCGCGGACATCGACGTCAACATCACGAAGGAGAAGAAGCTGACCAACATGAGGGCCTCCACCTCCGACCGGACGATACGGCTGATCCCCCCCCGGTCGCTGAGCCTGGAGCAGGCGCTCGAGTTCATCCGGAACGACGAGCTCGTGGAGGTCACACCCAAAGCTTTCCGGCTCCGCAAGCGGTTCCTGCCGGCGGCCCAGAGGCGGCACTGA